The following are encoded in a window of Narcine bancroftii isolate sNarBan1 chromosome 2, sNarBan1.hap1, whole genome shotgun sequence genomic DNA:
- the LOC138754700 gene encoding radiation-inducible immediate-early gene IEX-1-like: protein MCRGCHHPRIESSELPGRKRSSEPEIFTFEPPEPRTRRTGPRAPSRRRPVRVLYPAQVRKYLPPEKKDWVKRALLLFLCIVTVQVYEATEGNETPPLLPGPSADGVGGPCASQLPWGNGSSGRGGFPGHLCVLLPLSAAEPGSVAK from the exons ATGTGCCGAGGCTGTCACCACCCCAGGATCGAGTCCAGCGAGCTGCCGGGACGGAAGAGGAGCTCGGAGCCCGAGATCTTCACCTTCGAGCCGCCGGAGCCGCGGACCAGGCGCACGGGTCCCCGCGCACCGAGCCGGAGGCGGCCTGTCCGCGTCCTCTACCCGGCGCAG GTCAGGAAGTATCTTCCGCCTGAGAAGAAGGATTGGGTCAAGAGGGCACTTCTGCTGTTCCTGTGCATCGTGACGGTCCAGGTGTACGAAGCCACCGAGGGCAATGAGACGCCGCCGCTGCTGCCCGGCCCCTCCGCCGACGGGGTCGGCGGCCCCTGTGCCAGTCAACTGCCCTGGGGCAACGGGTCCTCGGGCCGCGGGGGATTTCCCGGGCATCTGTGCGTCCTCCTGCCCCTTTCTGCCGCGGAGCCCGGCTCGGTTGCAAAGTGA